A window from Hymenobacter volaticus encodes these proteins:
- a CDS encoding ankyrin repeat domain-containing protein gives MARAGRPNKSNPRVDDVIFSIREGNAPKVKQVLSEVGIDACDGYLRTALLWATFYGNTNILGWLIDNGANVNHQDRNGYCALHFAGQEKQLGCAELLIAKGASLELPDVHGNTPIWTALFNSKDDQRVVNLFIQNGSNLDHHNRYNKTPRQVLERINGTT, from the coding sequence ATGGCAAGAGCAGGTAGACCCAACAAATCAAACCCTCGTGTCGATGATGTGATTTTTAGCATCAGAGAAGGCAACGCTCCAAAAGTAAAGCAGGTTCTGTCCGAAGTAGGCATTGATGCCTGTGACGGCTACTTACGAACAGCTTTACTTTGGGCAACATTCTACGGCAATACCAACATCCTTGGGTGGCTAATAGATAATGGAGCTAACGTCAATCATCAAGATAGAAATGGTTATTGTGCACTTCACTTCGCTGGCCAGGAGAAGCAATTAGGATGCGCCGAACTGCTGATTGCCAAAGGAGCAAGTCTTGAACTACCAGACGTGCATGGCAACACCCCAATTTGGACAGCCTTGTTCAATTCAAAAGATGACCAGAGAGTAGTGAATCTATTCATCCAGAACGGCTCAAACCTTGACCACCACAATAGATACAACAAGACACCACGGCAAGTGCTCGAAAGGATAAATGGCACTACCTAA
- a CDS encoding GNAT family N-acetyltransferase: protein MELKVARLDDIEGVLNLHKKYQLDTILEEDKKDGFVTTSFTREQLTKLIEEEQGLFIAVQDEAVIAYIMSASWQFWSVWPIFSYMIERLPTLEYAGYKLDAYNSYQYGPICVDKAHRGSGLLEAIFDFAREQMSTKYPVLVTFINKINARSYAAHTQKLGLEVIAEFEFNNNQYFELAYETSKILDLKQGR from the coding sequence ATGGAGCTTAAAGTAGCTAGATTAGATGATATTGAAGGCGTCTTGAATCTTCACAAGAAATACCAGCTTGATACGATTCTGGAGGAAGATAAAAAGGACGGCTTCGTAACCACATCATTCACTAGAGAGCAACTAACGAAGCTGATCGAGGAAGAGCAAGGTCTTTTCATTGCCGTGCAAGACGAGGCCGTAATTGCATACATTATGTCGGCGTCCTGGCAGTTTTGGTCAGTGTGGCCGATATTCTCCTATATGATTGAGCGCCTGCCCACGCTGGAATATGCTGGCTATAAGCTGGATGCCTATAATTCCTATCAGTATGGCCCTATTTGCGTTGATAAAGCCCATAGAGGCAGCGGATTGCTAGAAGCTATTTTTGATTTCGCAAGGGAGCAGATGTCAACTAAGTATCCTGTGTTGGTGACCTTTATCAACAAAATAAATGCGCGGTCTTATGCTGCACACACCCAAAAACTGGGGCTTGAGGTAATTGCTGAGTTCGAGTTCAATAACAACCAGTACTTCGAGCTTGCTTATGAGACCTCGAAGATATTAGACCTCAAGCAAGGGAGATAA
- a CDS encoding DUF4919 domain-containing protein, with the protein MTKIALLLIMLIARIFPLLGQSMDKISIPKFNDKYSSYVKQLEAGQTSIDYLDFRYSFIESEQFILASKKFKDHNKLRNQIISEMTNKEYNNVIRTAKAMLTINYTNIFAHKVLRQTYKIIGDSVNASKYYKIHFGLLNSIIKNDDGKTCSTAWPVIQLDEEYFILQMIGAKLLQQSTDTTDGLCDKMDVDTEDGEKRTYFFETSKIFEGYRKLGMK; encoded by the coding sequence ATGACCAAAATAGCATTATTGCTTATTATGCTTATCGCAAGGATATTTCCTTTGCTCGGTCAAAGCATGGACAAAATATCTATTCCCAAGTTTAATGATAAATATAGTTCCTATGTAAAACAGCTTGAGGCTGGGCAAACTTCTATTGATTACTTAGATTTTAGATATAGCTTTATAGAAAGCGAACAATTTATATTAGCATCAAAAAAATTTAAAGACCATAATAAACTAAGAAATCAAATAATATCTGAAATGACAAATAAAGAATATAATAATGTAATTAGAACAGCCAAAGCAATGCTAACTATTAATTACACAAATATATTTGCTCACAAAGTACTAAGGCAAACTTATAAAATAATTGGCGATTCAGTTAACGCATCAAAATACTACAAAATTCATTTTGGATTGCTTAATTCAATTATAAAAAACGATGATGGAAAAACTTGCTCGACAGCTTGGCCAGTAATTCAATTAGACGAAGAATATTTTATACTGCAAATGATTGGAGCTAAATTATTACAACAAAGCACTGATACTACTGATGGTTTATGCGATAAAATGGATGTAGATACTGAAGACGGAGAAAAAAGAACATACTTTTTTGAAACAAGCAAAATATTTGAGGGCTATAGAAAATTAGGAATGAAATAA